From the genome of Equus asinus isolate D_3611 breed Donkey chromosome 24, EquAss-T2T_v2, whole genome shotgun sequence:
TTTATGTCACATTTTTGTTAAATGGCTAAAAATACTTGGTGATTCATTTTCACAGCTCTTGCAGCATCCATAGCCCTCTCTACTACAGAGAATGCCTAAGTATTTATCTGCCAACCTTCGTGTAACAGCTGCTGAACAGCAAAACATCACTGGTAATTGAAGTTGTGATGTCTGCTATCATTTGTTTCTAGACATTTCAGTCAtaatttttttgtagttctttatttttaaaaaagcaccacATTGTTGTAGGAAAAGAATTTAAGTAGCACTTACAGAATGCACAATGATTAATTCTTCCTAAAGTCTATCTTAAGCTCATTAAGAAAACACTGAGACTGGGGGGGACGTAGCTAACATAAATGTAGTAAACAAAGATGGTGCATGAAGAGTTTTCCActgaaaatggtattttaagTAAGTGGCAAAAATCAATATGTGgtgctttaattaaaaattatgttcttgAGTACGCAATTTTAGTtgtgcttatttaccatttttCATGCAAAAGATTTTGGAGGTTTTTTCCTAAACTTCAGGATGATGCTTATTGTGACGATTTGATAACTTTAATGATTTTTCAACCTTTTATTAGCCTAGGCAACATAGacagaactttatttttattttttggtgaaaacAAGAAATACAGCAGAttgacagattttatttttcctccaagcACAGAGAAGACTAAAGTACTAACAATCCTTGTTTAGATTGACAGAGCAATTCTACAAGTACTTATACTGGTTAGGAACATAAAATGTCAAGTATAACATTACTACTAGGGCAAGAAATACCAAGTAAAACAACAGAGTTacgtttttctttttgagatttcTTTCACAAGACAGCAACAATTTGTAAAATTTCAAAGATCACATTCAAATTATATCTCTAAGAATAGAGCTATATATGAAGAGAGACCAGAACAATCTTGTACATTATTGAATATTCACAGAAGTCTTCATACTGCACAGGAAACAAGTTTGCTATTTTTGCACACATTCTCAATTACAAGCAAAAAGCAGGGCTGTAAATGTCCTGCTTTGTAAATGGAAATTTTGCTAGtaagcaaaggagaaaggaattaaAAGGATTTTACTCAAACACAGTGAAATAAGGACATATACCATTAATCTTCACATATAAAATGTCACGCCtagaataacagaaagaaaacatccAGACCTGCACTTTCGTTTACAAAAACCTACTGGTGAACGCAAGGAGTTAGGGAAAAACTGGAGGAAAACCTAACTCCTCCAAGCACCCTCTTTAACCATCAAGCACTTTGATTCTCTCACCTCTCCTGGGAAAAGCCTCCGGGGCCTCCCACCCACGACCCTGCAGGGTTCCAGTCTTTCCTGCCTGCCTTTCCAGGCCCACTCCACAGGGGGCTCATTTccctttctgggctctcagtttccCCAGCCTAGGGCACCCTCTCCACTGCTCTGTGTTCAGACCTCCCAAACCCTCGGGGAGCTTAGGCCttcaaaaaggaaggagaaaggataaGGGCAGATAGTCACAACTACCATACACCTCCATAAGTAAGAGCTCTGACAGCACCGCTGTCCCACCTACTGGCACTCGTCCTGGAAATCCAGACAGACTCTACACACGCCCTTACCTCCTAAGAGGGAGGCTCTGTCTCCCACAATGCAGACTGCAGCCTGCTCCCTCATTTGTTAGGACACAAGCAGGGAAGGAAATGGGGAAGGTGAAGACTGAGAGCCAGGAAGGCCAGGCAGGAGGATGGAAGCCCCTGGGACATCAGGGCAGTAAGAGAATGGTACAAAGGTCAGGGGTGACCCTCAAAATGCTGCTTTGGGGTTATTTCTAAGGGATCCAAGGCCCAAAAAAGAATCTCCATGTTTAGAAAAGTAGAGTGAAACTAAGTTTTGGTTGCTTTAGATCACAGCTTGCCTTGGGTCTATCTTGAATCCATCACTGTGAGGTCCTTCTGCCTCTACTTCCAGCTTCTCAAACTAAAGCTCAAGAAACACAGAGAAAGTTTTGGTGAATGGATAGGAGAAAAGCGCGGAGCTGTCAAAGTTGGCCCCAAAAAACCAGTGCCCATAACTAAGCAATTAACCTATACATCCCCCTCCGAAACGTTCAGACCTTGCTAAAGGAagtggggtggaggcaggagggcagtCAGAGATCTGGACTCTATCGTACAgtggctttctccctctggacACAATCAAGgagagaacaaattaaataaaaagcctGCTTTGCcagctttgttttctgtttctgagcTGTAACTgcttcagagaggaggagggagggaaagagaagtggggaaggattgagggagggggaggggagagaaacagACATAGACAGACACCGTAACAGGCCCCAAAGACCAGAAATACCTCTTCCTTGGTGCCCCCACCCTGGCAACTTTGTCATGCTCAGAATGGAAGCAGGAGGGGGCTGCCCAACAAAGTTGCCTAGATCAAGGGAGGTTTGTTGGCTAGGACTCAGAAAGGCCAACTGCTAGAAGGGACCCCCACACCAGCTTTGTTGTGAGCACTGTCACATATGACTGTCCAACCTGCCTGACAGTCAACTGGGTTTATGGGTAACCATTTgaagggtggggagtggggtcgGTTCCTGTGTGCTGCCTGGGAACTTAAGTCCGCAGATATTGCCTGAGGAGGCAGGCAGGGTACCTGGGCAAAGCTCATCCAGGCTGAGAGCAGGTGTGGGTGGGCCATAGCACAGGCCTTCATACTCACCAGTACCTTGTCACAATGCAGTGACCAAAGACATACGAAGACCAATGTGATAACACAGAACACCTCTCATCTGTTACCTCATTCATGCCTAGTAGCCACCCACCAGCCACCTGCTTATTCTGCCAGATAACCAGCAGGGTAGATGGCACCAGCCCAGGAAGGCAGCTGAGAACCAGTGGTAGCCTGGAATGTCCAGTTTGGATTGATGGCTGGCATCATTTATATCAGCTTCATCTTGTAGCAGTGAAACTCAAAGAGCTTGCCACAGAGCACATTGGTATGAGGACAGCCAGCATAAAGTATGAAGCCCAACTAGTTATTTGCAAAGATATATCAAGCTTCTTTGTGGTAGATAATCACTTAAATAACTGGGAGAAGACCATGGTCACAGACAGGGCCCAAGGCATGCAAAGGAAGGCAGTGCATATCTACAGCATCATGTGCTTGGCATAGAAGCAGTGGAAGGCCATGCACTTGGAACAGGTAACACGATGCAGAACAGCATGAAtgtccagaggaagaagaaaagaggcatATAAGCGACACTCCTGCAAGTGGTTGTTGAAGACTTAGAAGAACCAAAGAACAAAGCAATCCAGGGTGGAGAGAAAGCAGACAGACGACTGCATACTGCTGGCTAAGCACAGGTCCAAGAGGAGGTGGTAAGGAAACTTGTGCGAAAGATTCTCCCATGGGCAGCAGTTAGCCAGACTGGAACCTGAAAGACCTGGGGCTCTCCACTGGCTGCCTTGCTGGGTCTCGAATTCCTCTGCGGGGCCCTTCACCCATCAGGTAGTACTGTAGGGGATTGGGCCACAGTTCTGCTTTGATAATCTCAGCAATCCTGTCGAATTCTAGGAGGCTGTGGTCTGAAAACCAATTGAAGAAACTGGGGATAGTGTTCCCCTCCCGGTTCCTGTGGATATGGGACTGGGGATCCTGGCCCCGGTGCCAGCGGATTGGAGTGGAGAGAGACACCACCCGGCCAGAGGATCTGCGCTCATATTCCTTAACCAGCCCCTCATTTCGGAAGTAGGGGTTGCTCTGAAAGATGAACTTGAATTTGCAGCCTGCTCTGGGGTGTTTAAGCTCCTCCACCTCCAAATTGATCATGTACCTCATCATGTCTTCATCTTGGCCACTGATCATAGGCGACAGCTGGGGGTGGTTCCGAAAGGCAGTGACCCAGAAACCTGGGATATTTTGGATAATGAAACTTCTGCGCTGCATATGGAGCCTTCGCATGCGGCCAAACTTGCGCTCCAGCTGAAGGAAGGCCCTGTCAGCCTGGGCATTTACGTTTGACAGCTCCTGATCGATGGCCTCCAGCGAGTCCATGCAGTTACTGATCTTCGGGGCCCTGGCCTGGGTCTCCTCTTTCACTCCTCCTAccacctttttttccttctgtatcaCCTTCTTTTCCTCCACCActtcctctgctcctccttccttttccgTTGCTGCTGAAACGGCGTACTTTTTCGTCGTCATTTCCTTGGCCTTCGCCCCGAACATCATCTGAGACCCCGAACCCCCCGCGCCACAGGTTTCTAGCGCTTTCTCCCCAGCGGGGCTGCGTGGCTCTCTACGCTGACAGCCATTTTCCTGGCTATTGTCGATTGCTACCGAGGCAGAGGCTCCTTCCAGGCTCTCTGTGGCAGGCGGGGTCTCTTTCTGGCCCACTTGGGTCGCTGCACGGCCGCGACGCCCGGCCACTCGAATGCGGAGCGGGGGGCCGTAGCCCACGGAGTCCTGGAGTGCGCCTCCCTCCGCGGCGGGCTCCAAGCCGCCCTCACCTGTGTCCGCCATCACCTGTGTTGCCTCGGTTTCCTCGCCCTGGCACTGGTTTCGGTCCGGATGTCCCGGGGCATGGTTGGGAGTAGCAAGATCGCAGGTTTTAGCGACAGGGAGGTTGTTGCCCTCATCCAGCCCGCTCATTTTGGGAGCAGTCAGTCCTATGGCAGGAGAGCGTCCCTTGTCCTCCGCAGAAGCCGCGCTCCGCCCCTCGCACCACCTCTCTTTACCTCTAGGGAGGATGCTACCATAGCAACCGGTGACGTCAGGGCGGTAGCATCTTAACATCGCGCGAGAACTCGCTGCCTTGCGATCACAGTGGTCAGTCAAGGGtgcttctttatctttctttctgttaGAGAATGTTAGGATTTTCGTCTGTCTGGAAGAGATTTGGCTTAAAAAAATAGTTGCAGACTAGACTCAAGCATGTGAGAACTGTGTTAATATGGGTTTCTAAGGCACTGAAAGAATTTCTAAGGCACCTATGCTATtgtctcttaaaatatttacttaagaaAGGTTATTGTCTATTCTAGTCTGTTAGGTCATTGGGCTTCTCGGTATAGTAAAGTAGATTCAGCAATTCAAATACGTTCCTTCTTTAATGTACAGCTTCATGGCTACTATCCAAGAATTGAGATGAGCGGAGTTTGATTTTTAAGAAAGGTGAAAAGTTGCTGTGCTaagtatgatttaaaaaattaggagCAGCCGAGAGGGAAACTTCTCTCATCCTAACAAGGCATAATACAGGATTATTTCAATTTGTCTTggagattttaaagtttatatactTTGGGCAACACCTACGAAGCAATGGGACAATATTTCCCCTTCACTTTTGACTAATGTAAGTAGCAAAGTATTGTATGTTCCTTACTTAGAGATGAGGTGACCCCCCACACACGGGAGCGTGCAAATATAGCCCTTAAGCGCTACTGGAAGAAATGTAATCTCAGgagattttaatttctaaaattatgcatattatatattgTCTAACCTCAGGTTATAATCTTAACCTAAAAAGAGTTCCTGCTTCATAATGCCCATGGGCATGAAGCCAGCAAATATTGGCCAAAATTTGCTCCTGTGATAATTCACTGCAGGGCAGAAACAATAATTGTTTGCAGGCACTGAAGGTATTgtcttaattaaaatattttaaactaacatttaaacattaaaaatattaaacatttaaaatgttagtttaaaatatttacttaaaaagtaagaaaaagttattttctacTCAAGTCTGTTAGCTCATACAATTCATTTGATAGTAATTATCTATTATCGTTTTGTTTGTTGGAGTGTGAAAATAATAGTGTTAATCCTTAGAAAAATGCAAGAATGAAGGAAAACTTAAATTTTGTGTATTATTGTTTAATGTCTTAAATTCTTATTAGAAAATGACTGATTACAACTCTTTGTAATAGAAACTCCAATACAGAGCACcccagatatatggtttgcaaatattttctcctgtccCATAGGTTGCCTTTCACTGTGTTGTTGATAAAACAGTGCAAAAAGATTTGTTTTCATATATAAATAGTGCTAGGTTCTAGGCTTTAATAATAGATTTTTCATCTACATGAAGGTTTAGCACTAGATAATTGTTTTATGTGGGGCACTGTCCCTCACATTGCAGGATGTCTAGCATTCCTAATGCCCCCAAGGAATGCCAGTAGCACCTACATTCGTTATAATAACCAAAATAACTCTGGCAAATTTCCCAAACACTCTGTTAGAGGGAGGTACACAATACACAGTgagaaagttttttaaatgcttgagAATATGGTATTCCCATTTCTAGTCACTAGAGGGAGGAAGTGGTCTTTAAGAAGATAATCTGACTAGTTTGTCTGCCTTTGGTGTTCAAGTTTAAAGTGCTCCGAAGAGAGTATTTATAGCAAGTTTATTGACTATACATTCATTAAAAGAACTATGACATGAGTTTTCAATATATGTTTGATGCtctatatattattaaaattgaatCATCTTTTATACTTAGGCTATCACtgttaacaaaattaaaattttctcagaCAAGCTTGTATGGTTATGATGGCTCCCTGTGATAATGTTTAGCCAAGAAAATGTCATACATCCTTACTTTCTCCATTCATAAGGGAAACCAGGGACAAGTTCCCTGACCTGAATGACCTCATATCTTTGTATGCtggatgtgatggttaattttatgtgtctgtTTGGGCCAAAGGGTGCCCAGATTAAATACTATTTCTAAGTGCCTGAGGGTGTTTTGGAATTAGCATTTGAATTCATGGACTCAGGAAAGTAGATTGCCCTCTGAAATGTGAGtgagcatcatccaatccatgagggcctgaatagaacaaaaaggtggaggaggaaggaatttACCCCTTTTGCTTCCTGCCTGGGTACTTGAGCTGGGGTATCagccttctcctgcccttggactggtCATATCCCTTTATTCTCAGGCCTTGGGACTCAGACTGGAATTATACcatcaccagctttcctgggtctccaacttAAAGACatcagatcatgggacttctcagcctccataatcacccAAACtgattcctcataataaatctcttcctaTTGGCTCTATTTCTCTGGAGACCCCTGACTGATACACTGGGTAAAGACACATACACTGGAATCAGACATATCTGGCTTCAGGTCTCAATtgtgccacttactggctgttcAATTTGAGCAAGTCACTAGACTTCTCTGAGCCAcaatttcctcatatataaaaagaatataatgaaATTTAACTCACAGGACTGTTGAGATGATGAAATAAGATACGTGTAAAGTATTTATCCCCATagactttcaataaataaaagctgaCTTGGTAATTTTTATGCTAAGATTTACCTACATTAAATAGATAGTGCAGGCAGTATAAAATTAATGGCAAATTCTATTATGAAACTATAAGTGTATAGAATTTCAAAGATGAAAGACTTCCATAAAGAATGAAGCAGTTATCAGCCAAAGCAACTAAAAGCATGATTCATACACATAAGCCCGTGAATGTCTTCTGAGGTAGTGACTTCAtttctaagttttcatttcttcaagcTTCAAACTCTGATTCCAGAGTTCAGAGCAGTTTAGTACTGGAAAATGAGTGCTTTCTCCACTTGCTTTCTAGtcagtatatatatacagtttgagtccatttgcattttcttgattgcATTAATAGTGCCCATTTTAAATAgctggggagctttgaaaaaatCCTGATGTCAAAGCTCTACCACAAACCAATTAAATTAGACCCTACGGTGCAGACAGATTGGGAAATCACAGATAACTTTTCCTTGAACTCAAGTGAGGGAATATCCACTTCccagttttgttaaatttactcaGAAATCTACCACCTTATAACATCCAGCTATTGCAAAGGGCCTGGCATGTAGTACAGGCTCCCAGCACATCTGCTCCACATTTTGACTCTGTAGTCTTGCAGAATGGAATTAGCCTGATTCCACAGAAGAGCTCTTTAAGTACTGGAAGATCATCATTATATCCTTCCCCTCAACTCTCCTACCACCCTAGCAAGAGATCAATTCCATGTTCCTCATCCATTCTGTATGCTAATTAAACAAGATTCATTATGCCAGCGTTCTTCCTAAAGTCTGAACAAAATAACATCCAAATGACAGAATAGAAGGGTATTCTGTCTTTATTATAAATAGTATACTACTTTAGATGGATCCTGGGAGAACGTTAGCTTTTGGGGCAGCAATATTGCTCTTTCACTCCTAATAATTTGCCAAACCCTTAAAGTATTAATGTCCTACTAAGTTAGGCTTCTCCATCTTACAGTTTACTGAAGTTTGTGTCCAACACTTTACAAGTATCtctattaatttttattctgttcAGTTAGGCTAATTCTTTTAACCTATTCCCATTTGGAggaccattattattattattattttttttttgaggaagagtagccctgagctaactactgccagtcctctttttgctgaggaagcctggccctgagctaacatccgtgcccatcttcctctactttctatgtgggacgcctgccacagcatggcgtgccaagcagtgccatgtccacacccgagatccgaaccggcgaaccccgggccacaaaGAAGCGGatcgtgcacacttaaccgctgcaccacccggccggccccaggACCATTATTTCTAATGAGTAATTTTACTCCCTAGTTTCAAGTAATTTGCAAATCTGGTCTGCAGCCAGCCCATTGTTGAAGTTCGCACTCCCAGGAAACTTCCTTTCAGAATGACCCAGCATGTTATAATATGATCTTTCCATCAAGTATGGATCCACCTATTATTTAGTGTacgtgaatatatatatatatattttttaactttgtccCAGGGCATCAGCAAGCACACTTGGCACCTCTTTAGGGAAAGATGGCCCCTCCAGGCTGAGGGGTTAGAAAAGTGTGTCAGTTCCTCCTAGATGCAACCCATAATAGCAGATGTACTTTGTCTTTCAAATTCCCTTGTAAGAAAGGGCAATGACTTATTAGCGACTTTTGTTTACCTCTACTGAtcactctttgttttttttttggaaggcagtattaatattttaatattacgATTTCAACTTCTGTgggtttgaaattttcaaaataaaaagttggaaaaatattaaaaatgatgttatatagatttttttttttttttggtgaggaaaattggccctgagctaacatgtattgccaatcttcctctttttgcttcaggaagattgtccctgagctaacatctgtgccaaatattcctctattttatacgtgggatgccatcagagcatgacttgatgagtagtgtgcaggtccatgctgggcatctgaacctgcgaaccttaggccactgaagcaaagtgcacaaacttaaccactacactaccaggccagccctatggcTTATTTTTATCAGtcatcaaaaatagaaaaaatatttaaactacaAAAGTGCATAGTTAAAGACCTAATTGATCAATTTCCATCAAGGTAATAAAAATACTCaaatttaaaagatcattctATAATTAGAGACTATAAGAGGTAAGTGGGAAGCACACTGTGAATAGTTATCAGTGCTAGAGGGTTATTTCATACAGTTCTAGATAGACCCAACACTGCCCCAAATTGACTACATATCTAGAAACTTAAATTTACTTGAGACTCATGTACTCCTCTACAAAATTCAGTAAATATAGGTCTTC
Proteins encoded in this window:
- the TSPYL4 gene encoding testis-specific Y-encoded-like protein 4, which produces MLRCYRPDVTGCYGSILPRGKERWCEGRSAASAEDKGRSPAIGLTAPKMSGLDEGNNLPVAKTCDLATPNHAPGHPDRNQCQGEETEATQVMADTGEGGLEPAAEGGALQDSVGYGPPLRIRVAGRRGRAATQVGQKETPPATESLEGASASVAIDNSQENGCQRREPRSPAGEKALETCGAGGSGSQMMFGAKAKEMTTKKYAVSAATEKEGGAEEVVEEKKVIQKEKKVVGGVKEETQARAPKISNCMDSLEAIDQELSNVNAQADRAFLQLERKFGRMRRLHMQRRSFIIQNIPGFWVTAFRNHPQLSPMISGQDEDMMRYMINLEVEELKHPRAGCKFKFIFQSNPYFRNEGLVKEYERRSSGRVVSLSTPIRWHRGQDPQSHIHRNREGNTIPSFFNWFSDHSLLEFDRIAEIIKAELWPNPLQYYLMGEGPRRGIRDPARQPVESPRSFRFQSG